The Nitrosarchaeum sp. genome includes a window with the following:
- a CDS encoding HAD family hydrolase codes for MTLAKKQSGIYIDDSVLDDLVSTDGIIFDCDGVLIDITKSYDLAIDKTVQYVLKNFSQIKDNIRVDSKIIDGFKSSGGFNDEVDLTYAAILSLTAAKKLNKDQHEFILDVISNADSSGILSIEKHLESFVDLSDIKNKLSYPGTRNDNLLYNIFDQIFYGPELYSKLFKHKSQFSEDGLIDNDVVILNLQLIQKLKSKFGKNIAIVSGRGLESIRYSLESLLGEFDLKNSAFLEDEPRELAKPNPESLIRSINEMNCKCCIYVGDSMEDFIMAKKATEQGCKVIFCGIIGTSKNPQEKLKLFENSGAMLVLESIHLLPKVLNLE; via the coding sequence ATGACCTTAGCGAAAAAACAATCAGGAATATACATAGATGATTCTGTTTTAGATGATCTTGTTTCTACAGATGGAATAATATTTGATTGTGATGGGGTTTTAATCGATATTACAAAATCATATGACCTTGCAATAGATAAAACTGTACAATATGTTTTAAAAAATTTTTCTCAAATTAAAGATAACATTAGAGTTGATTCAAAAATTATTGATGGATTCAAATCTAGTGGAGGATTCAATGATGAAGTTGATCTGACATATGCAGCAATTCTTTCTCTAACTGCTGCTAAAAAATTAAACAAGGATCAACATGAATTTATCCTTGATGTAATATCTAATGCTGATTCTTCAGGAATTTTATCCATAGAAAAACATCTTGAGAGCTTTGTTGATCTAAGTGACATTAAAAACAAATTATCATATCCTGGAACCCGTAATGATAATCTATTATACAATATATTTGATCAAATATTTTATGGGCCGGAACTCTACAGCAAACTATTCAAACACAAGTCTCAGTTTTCCGAAGATGGTTTGATAGACAATGACGTTGTAATTTTAAATCTACAACTAATTCAAAAACTGAAATCAAAATTTGGAAAAAACATTGCTATTGTTTCTGGAAGAGGACTAGAATCAATTCGTTATTCACTGGAATCTCTCTTAGGTGAATTTGATCTGAAAAATTCCGCATTTTTAGAAGATGAGCCACGTGAACTTGCAAAGCCTAATCCTGAATCCTTAATTCGTTCTATTAATGAAATGAATTGTAAATGCTGTATTTATGTTGGAGATTCTATGGAGGATTTTATAATGGCTAAAAAGGCAACAGAACAAGGCTGTAAAGTTATTTTTTGTGGAATTATAGGAACTAGTAAAAATCCGCAAGAAAAATTGAAATTATTTGAGAATAGTGGTGCTATGTTGGTATTAGAATCTATTCATTTACTTCCGAAGGTATTAAATTTAGAATAA
- the hisD gene encoding histidinol dehydrogenase — MKIIRVTNVEKFSAQILPKQPQKNKFIVETILKNVQKNGDSAIRKYEKQFSGAKITSLRLSQNEIRDAFSKVSENKINAIRQAKLRLEKTESIVKSILKNKTINTDGIKISKKFTPIQSVGCYIPGGLARYPSSVIMSVIPAKIAGVKRIVIVSPPNSDGKIDPLTVVTAKICGANEIYRVGGAQAIAALSYGTKSISKVDKIVGPGGAFVTLAKSMVSERTSIDMLAGPTELGIIADATANPKYIALDLISQSEHSKDTLCYLITNSEKLAKSVDKIITDMVNKIKRSEFVKTSLKDNGFIAICKNNSDMIKLANELAPEHLQIMTKNPDTFGTKITSPGLVLLGHNTPSSASDYLLGSNHILPTNRFGKTRGSLSVLDFIKINTQVSTSKSVLFKISKHLEIFTEAEGLPNHYEAVRGRIT, encoded by the coding sequence ATGAAAATAATTCGAGTAACTAATGTTGAAAAGTTTTCAGCTCAAATATTGCCAAAACAGCCTCAAAAAAATAAGTTCATAGTTGAAACTATATTAAAAAATGTACAAAAAAATGGAGATTCAGCAATAAGAAAATATGAAAAACAATTCAGTGGAGCTAAAATCACTTCATTACGTTTATCTCAAAATGAAATTAGAGATGCTTTTTCCAAAGTGTCTGAAAATAAAATAAATGCAATACGCCAAGCTAAATTGAGATTAGAAAAAACTGAGTCTATTGTAAAATCAATCCTGAAAAATAAAACTATCAATACAGATGGAATTAAAATTTCAAAGAAATTTACACCAATACAAAGTGTTGGGTGCTATATTCCGGGTGGTTTGGCAAGATATCCAAGTTCTGTTATAATGTCTGTAATTCCTGCAAAAATTGCTGGAGTCAAAAGAATTGTGATTGTATCCCCTCCTAACTCTGATGGAAAAATTGATCCACTTACTGTCGTAACTGCAAAGATTTGTGGCGCAAATGAAATTTATCGTGTTGGAGGCGCTCAGGCAATTGCTGCTTTATCATATGGCACAAAATCAATCTCCAAAGTAGATAAAATAGTTGGACCTGGTGGAGCATTTGTAACACTTGCAAAGTCTATGGTTAGTGAAAGGACATCAATCGATATGCTTGCAGGTCCTACTGAATTAGGAATCATTGCAGATGCAACTGCAAACCCAAAGTACATCGCACTCGATCTCATATCTCAATCAGAGCACAGCAAAGATACTCTTTGTTATCTGATAACAAATTCAGAAAAACTTGCAAAATCTGTAGATAAAATCATTACCGACATGGTCAATAAAATTAAGCGAAGTGAATTTGTTAAAACCAGTCTTAAAGACAATGGCTTTATTGCAATATGTAAAAATAATTCTGATATGATAAAACTTGCAAATGAATTAGCTCCTGAGCACTTGCAAATTATGACAAAGAATCCTGATACTTTTGGAACTAAAATCACTTCGCCTGGGCTAGTATTGCTAGGACACAATACTCCTTCGTCTGCAAGTGACTATCTTTTAGGCTCAAATCATATCTTGCCCACAAATAGATTTGGCAAAACTAGGGGATCTCTATCCGTTTTAGACTTTATCAAGATTAATACCCAAGTCTCTACATCAAAGTCAGTTTTATTCAAAATTTCAAAACATTTGGAAATATTTACAGAAGCAGAAGGATTACCAAATCACTATGAAGCAGTACGGGGTAGAATAACATGA
- the hisA gene encoding 1-(5-phosphoribosyl)-5-[(5-phosphoribosylamino)methylideneamino]imidazole-4-carboxamide isomerase, with product MKVIPAIDLMNGQVVRLYKGDPKQKTVYNDNPVEVAKKWEANGADMLHLVDLDATLGIGSNLPIIKKILEQISIPIQVAGGLRDESIITDVSKICNRVVLGTLAFKDKPVLQKLLSNLGSQKIVISVDHIDGEIVIHGWQKQTGIKLIDAMQEFLTMGFSEFLLTNVSRDGTLQGPDLKFLSQACQLTNAHVIASGGISNMKDIQDVKQENAFGVILGKALYENKISILEAKQVA from the coding sequence ATGAAAGTCATTCCTGCAATTGATCTAATGAATGGCCAAGTAGTACGACTCTACAAAGGTGATCCTAAACAGAAAACCGTATACAATGACAATCCTGTAGAAGTGGCAAAAAAATGGGAGGCAAACGGAGCTGATATGCTTCATTTGGTAGACCTTGATGCAACACTTGGTATTGGTTCAAATTTACCAATAATTAAAAAAATTCTTGAACAGATTTCAATTCCAATTCAAGTTGCTGGTGGATTGCGGGACGAATCCATAATTACTGATGTTTCAAAAATTTGCAACAGAGTAGTTTTAGGCACATTGGCATTTAAAGATAAACCGGTATTGCAAAAATTATTGTCAAATTTGGGTTCTCAAAAAATTGTAATCTCAGTTGATCATATTGATGGTGAAATAGTGATACACGGATGGCAAAAACAAACCGGCATTAAATTAATTGATGCGATGCAGGAATTTCTAACAATGGGATTCTCTGAATTTTTATTGACAAATGTCAGTAGAGATGGAACACTTCAGGGTCCTGATTTAAAATTTTTATCTCAAGCATGTCAATTAACCAACGCACATGTGATTGCAAGTGGCGGAATTTCAAATATGAAAGATATACAGGATGTAAAACAAGAAAATGCATTTGGTGTAATTTTAGGCAAGGCACTTTATGAAAATAAAATTTCAATCTTGGAGGCAAAACAAGTAGCATGA
- a CDS encoding imidazoleglycerol-phosphate dehydratase, which translates to MKSRKSSVNRSTKETTVSVSVNLDGTGKTIVHTGISFLDHLITAFGKHGMMDLKVNAKSNDKIEHHLIEDTAITMGLAIDKALGTRSGITRFSYASVPMDESLAEASIDLVKRPFWKLVLSVKRNAIEGISKEDLEHFFQSLLQNLNICVHLTVKYGDNDHHKVEAAIKSLAVAFREASSYDKKQKGIPSTKGSM; encoded by the coding sequence ATGAAGTCCCGAAAAAGTTCCGTAAATCGCAGTACAAAAGAAACCACCGTATCTGTATCTGTTAATTTAGATGGAACCGGAAAAACTATCGTTCACACTGGGATTAGCTTTCTTGATCATTTGATTACGGCCTTTGGAAAACATGGAATGATGGATCTTAAGGTTAATGCAAAATCAAATGACAAAATCGAGCACCACTTGATTGAAGATACTGCAATTACCATGGGTTTGGCTATTGACAAAGCCTTGGGTACAAGGAGTGGAATTACTAGATTTAGCTATGCATCAGTACCGATGGATGAATCTTTAGCTGAGGCTTCAATTGATCTAGTAAAAAGACCATTTTGGAAACTCGTACTATCAGTTAAACGAAACGCAATTGAAGGTATCTCAAAAGAGGATTTAGAACACTTTTTCCAATCCCTCCTTCAAAATCTAAACATCTGTGTTCACCTTACTGTAAAGTATGGCGATAATGATCATCACAAAGTAGAAGCTGCCATCAAATCATTGGCAGTTGCATTTAGAGAAGCTTCTTCATATGACAAAAAACAAAAAGGTATTCCAAGCACTAAAGGTTCAATGTAG
- the hisI gene encoding phosphoribosyl-AMP cyclohydrolase — protein MKKSIDDIDFAKSDGLIPVIVQDANTKDVLTLAYSNKESLELTKKTGNSWFWSRSRNKLWMKGEESGNTQRVKEILVDCDSDAVIYLVEPSGPACHTGEKICFHNSLDK, from the coding sequence ATGAAAAAATCAATCGATGATATTGATTTTGCAAAAAGTGATGGACTAATCCCAGTTATTGTTCAAGATGCAAATACCAAAGATGTATTAACACTTGCTTACTCTAACAAGGAATCACTTGAGCTAACTAAAAAAACTGGCAATTCTTGGTTCTGGAGTCGTTCCAGAAATAAACTCTGGATGAAAGGTGAAGAATCTGGTAATACACAAAGAGTAAAAGAAATTCTTGTTGATTGTGATTCAGATGCAGTAATCTATCTTGTAGAACCATCAGGGCCGGCATGTCATACTGGTGAGAAAATCTGCTTTCACAACAGTCTAGACAAGTAA
- a CDS encoding N,N-dimethylformamidase beta subunit family domain-containing protein, whose translation MKFVKPIILGSIVLSVIVSVIYFGFNEQDIPTQDTPDSANSELIKWSDGILFDVFVDPKDIVNIDGKQIPIKGTFQLKPNLSDTYSEIGVYDEKNKPLVIIPVYTASAYAKNGFYDFYNGNCDTCLTTKIVSIDELGEQSSANAVKVLELLGYDSVTDMELDKNPSILAKYDKVIMLHNEYVTKKMFDAITAHPNVIYLYPNVLHAEISTNFVDNTISLIRGHGYPDASIDNGFDWKYDNTRPYEFDKECNDWEFYEIPNAKMLNCYPEQKIWKDEKFLKTLKEL comes from the coding sequence ATGAAATTTGTGAAACCTATCATTTTAGGTTCGATAGTATTATCAGTTATTGTTTCAGTAATTTATTTTGGATTTAACGAGCAAGACATACCAACTCAAGATACTCCTGATTCAGCAAATTCAGAGTTAATAAAATGGAGTGATGGAATTTTATTTGATGTTTTTGTAGATCCAAAAGACATTGTAAACATAGATGGAAAACAAATACCAATAAAAGGCACCTTTCAATTAAAACCAAATTTATCAGATACTTATTCTGAAATTGGAGTTTATGATGAAAAAAATAAGCCTCTAGTTATCATACCAGTATATACTGCAAGTGCATATGCAAAAAATGGATTTTATGATTTTTACAATGGAAATTGCGATACTTGCCTGACTACAAAAATTGTATCAATTGATGAATTAGGAGAGCAGTCCAGTGCAAACGCGGTTAAAGTTTTAGAATTATTAGGATATGATTCAGTTACAGATATGGAATTAGATAAAAATCCAAGCATATTAGCAAAATATGACAAGGTCATAATGTTACATAATGAATATGTAACAAAAAAAATGTTTGATGCAATAACGGCTCATCCTAATGTGATTTATCTATATCCCAACGTACTGCATGCTGAGATATCTACAAATTTTGTAGACAATACGATTTCATTGATTAGAGGTCATGGGTATCCTGATGCAAGTATAGATAATGGATTTGATTGGAAATACGATAATACTCGTCCATATGAATTTGACAAAGAATGCAATGATTGGGAATTTTATGAAATTCCAAACGCTAAGATGTTAAACTGTTATCCAGAGCAGAAAATTTGGAAAGATGAAAAATTTTTAAAAACATTAAAGGAATTGTAG
- a CDS encoding hydroxymethylglutaryl-CoA reductase, degradative — MSDSSISKFFEKTRKERLDIVGNFADLTAEELEILQNNDGGISFEKADKMIENVIGTFSLPLGIATSFKINGKDYLIPMVIEEPSVIAAASKGAKIARIKRGFKATADESYSIGQIQVLDVNIDSAIKKIQETSKEIISLANSKSNTLSKMNKGAKEVSCKIIDTDFGKMLIVEMLIDVGDAMGANVTNTMCEAVSPLLEKITGGRTLLRILSNYSTRRIAKAMAVFDKNEIGGEDVVDDIILAYQFANNDVYRAVTHNKGIMNGIIAVANATGQDSRAIEAAANAYAARSGSYRSLSKWTKDSDGNLVGSLELPLSVGIVGGIANVHPIAKICMKILNVKSAQELACIMAATGLAQNYSAIRALSTEGIQKGHMRLHARNLAAAAGAKPNQIDKIVQKMIEQKQISLDKAKEILLSLD; from the coding sequence ATGAGTGATTCATCAATTTCAAAATTTTTTGAAAAAACACGAAAAGAAAGATTGGATATTGTTGGTAATTTTGCAGATTTGACTGCTGAAGAGTTGGAAATTTTACAAAACAATGACGGCGGTATCTCTTTTGAAAAAGCTGATAAAATGATTGAAAATGTAATTGGTACTTTTTCCTTGCCACTGGGAATAGCAACTAGTTTTAAAATTAATGGAAAAGACTATCTTATTCCGATGGTTATTGAAGAGCCATCAGTGATTGCTGCAGCTTCAAAGGGTGCAAAAATTGCAAGAATAAAGAGAGGATTCAAGGCAACAGCTGACGAGTCTTACAGTATAGGTCAAATCCAAGTATTGGATGTTAATATTGACTCGGCAATTAAAAAAATACAAGAGACTTCTAAAGAGATTATATCTCTTGCAAATTCAAAGAGTAACACATTATCTAAAATGAATAAAGGCGCAAAGGAAGTTTCTTGTAAAATAATTGATACTGATTTTGGAAAAATGCTGATTGTTGAGATGTTAATTGATGTAGGTGATGCAATGGGTGCAAATGTTACAAATACAATGTGCGAAGCTGTTTCACCATTATTAGAAAAAATAACTGGAGGTAGAACGCTACTTCGTATTTTATCAAATTATTCTACTCGCAGAATTGCAAAGGCTATGGCAGTTTTTGATAAAAATGAAATTGGTGGGGAAGATGTGGTTGATGATATTATTTTGGCATATCAGTTTGCTAACAATGATGTTTATCGAGCTGTAACTCATAACAAAGGAATAATGAATGGTATCATTGCTGTTGCCAATGCGACTGGCCAAGACAGTAGAGCAATTGAGGCAGCTGCTAATGCATACGCTGCAAGATCAGGCTCATATCGCTCTCTTAGTAAATGGACTAAAGACAGTGACGGAAATCTTGTTGGTTCGTTAGAACTTCCTTTATCTGTTGGAATTGTTGGTGGAATTGCAAACGTTCATCCCATTGCAAAAATTTGCATGAAAATTCTCAATGTTAAATCAGCACAGGAACTTGCATGTATAATGGCTGCAACTGGACTTGCCCAAAATTACAGTGCAATTAGAGCATTATCTACAGAAGGAATCCAAAAGGGACACATGAGATTGCATGCAAGAAACTTGGCAGCTGCTGCCGGTGCAAAACCTAATCAAATAGATAAAATTGTTCAGAAAATGATTGAACAAAAGCAAATCTCACTTGATAAAGCCAAGGAAATACTGCTTAGTCTGGATTGA
- the hisH gene encoding imidazole glycerol phosphate synthase subunit HisH codes for MVNLAIFDYGAGNIFSLKNSLEKAGANVDVITNFDKPNIYSGLLLPGVGNFDPAIKSISKSKTNFHEYVKDNTPVLGICLGMEMFFEKSEEGNEKGLGVIEGDVIVLPQSMKVPHMGWNNLEIKKSGKILDGVKNESWVYFVHSYRVNPINYDAITAESDYGIKVPAVIEQDNFFGTQFHPEKSGKVGKIMIQNFLDVCKK; via the coding sequence ATGGTCAATCTAGCAATATTTGATTACGGAGCTGGAAATATTTTCAGTCTAAAAAACTCACTTGAAAAAGCAGGAGCTAATGTTGATGTTATCACAAATTTTGACAAACCAAATATTTACTCTGGATTATTACTTCCAGGGGTAGGAAATTTTGATCCTGCAATCAAGAGTATATCTAAATCAAAAACAAATTTTCATGAGTATGTCAAGGATAATACTCCTGTTTTAGGAATTTGTCTTGGCATGGAAATGTTTTTTGAAAAAAGTGAAGAAGGAAACGAGAAAGGATTAGGTGTAATTGAAGGAGACGTGATCGTCCTTCCGCAATCTATGAAGGTTCCACATATGGGATGGAATAATCTGGAAATTAAAAAATCTGGCAAAATACTTGACGGAGTAAAAAATGAATCTTGGGTTTATTTTGTACACTCGTATAGAGTAAACCCGATAAATTATGATGCTATTACTGCAGAATCTGACTATGGAATTAAAGTGCCTGCAGTCATTGAACAAGATAACTTTTTTGGCACACAATTTCATCCAGAAAAATCTGGCAAAGTGGGAAAAATTATGATTCAAAATTTTTTAGATGTGTGTAAAAAATGA
- the hisF gene encoding imidazole glycerol phosphate synthase subunit HisF — MTLTKRIIPCLDVKNGRVVKGLHFESIKDAGDPVELAEKYSNEGADELIFLDIAASDEQRKTIKDLVRSVASVIDIPFTVGGGVKSLEDARNILLNGADKVGINTGAIKNPQVISELMQLFGRQCVVVAIDAKRNFDLQKDKSIFSENGKKFWFEVFIYGGKEATGIDVIEWAKKAEKLGAGEILLTSIDKDGTKDGYDIVLTREIVNSVSIPVIASGGCGKPDDMVSIFKESNADAALAASIFHYQTHGVNGVKKYLKDKQIPVRL; from the coding sequence ATGACTCTGACAAAAAGAATCATTCCGTGTCTTGATGTAAAAAACGGACGAGTAGTAAAGGGTCTTCATTTTGAATCAATCAAAGATGCAGGTGATCCAGTAGAATTGGCTGAAAAATATAGCAATGAAGGTGCAGACGAACTAATCTTTTTGGATATCGCTGCATCTGACGAACAAAGAAAAACAATCAAGGATTTAGTTAGAAGCGTTGCATCTGTGATTGATATTCCATTTACGGTTGGAGGTGGTGTAAAATCATTAGAAGATGCAAGAAATATTTTATTAAATGGTGCTGATAAGGTCGGTATCAACACAGGTGCAATAAAAAATCCTCAAGTTATTTCTGAGTTAATGCAGCTATTTGGACGACAATGTGTAGTGGTTGCAATTGACGCTAAAAGGAATTTTGATCTTCAAAAAGACAAGAGCATTTTTTCTGAGAATGGAAAAAAATTCTGGTTTGAGGTCTTCATTTATGGCGGAAAAGAAGCAACAGGAATTGATGTTATTGAATGGGCAAAAAAAGCTGAAAAACTAGGAGCAGGAGAAATACTTCTTACTAGTATTGACAAAGATGGTACCAAAGATGGATATGACATTGTTCTAACTAGGGAGATTGTCAACTCTGTATCAATTCCAGTAATAGCTTCTGGTGGATGTGGTAAGCCTGATGATATGGTTAGCATTTTCAAAGAATCAAACGCAGACGCCGCTTTGGCTGCCTCAATATTTCACTATCAAACTCATGGGGTAAATGGTGTAAAAAAATATCTCAAAGACAAACAAATTCCTGTAAGGTTATAA
- the hisG gene encoding ATP phosphoribosyltransferase: protein MSQIRFAIPKGSLEEATFKLLERSWTKVNRKDRTYRVYLDDPNIVVKMLRPQEIPTLVSEGLYDVGITGKDWVGETSADVEAILDLEYGKIRLVVAFPDKYKYKNLDEMIADYAKKKKTLRISSEYLTTASKFLKQCKSYKKYYGSKDPLIVTPWLRLGTNKNVQIHLSFGATEAKPPEDVDAIMDVTETGTTLKQNKLKIVDEVLTSTAHLIVNKKSLRDPQKREKIFDIVTLMRGAVHGRKYLHIYLNVEEQNLKKLLQQVPSLKKPTISPLSEEGWYGINTVILKEDFHKLIPKLRKIAQGLVVHEPRQILELEEIKRDEEN from the coding sequence ATGTCGCAAATTCGTTTTGCTATACCAAAAGGCAGCCTTGAAGAAGCAACATTCAAACTTCTTGAAAGGTCTTGGACCAAAGTAAACAGAAAAGATAGGACTTATCGTGTATATCTTGATGATCCAAACATTGTGGTAAAAATGCTCAGGCCACAAGAAATACCAACACTTGTGTCTGAAGGACTGTACGATGTTGGCATCACTGGAAAGGATTGGGTTGGTGAAACCAGTGCTGATGTTGAAGCAATTTTGGATTTGGAATACGGAAAAATTCGACTGGTTGTTGCATTTCCTGATAAATACAAGTACAAAAATCTTGATGAGATGATAGCAGATTATGCTAAAAAGAAAAAAACACTTCGTATATCCTCTGAATATCTAACTACTGCATCAAAATTTCTTAAACAATGTAAATCTTATAAAAAATACTATGGCTCAAAAGATCCACTAATTGTGACTCCTTGGCTTCGACTTGGTACAAACAAAAATGTACAAATTCATTTATCGTTTGGTGCTACAGAAGCAAAACCACCTGAAGATGTAGATGCAATAATGGATGTTACTGAGACTGGAACTACATTAAAGCAAAATAAACTAAAAATTGTTGATGAAGTTCTAACATCTACAGCTCATTTGATAGTTAACAAAAAATCTCTACGAGATCCACAAAAACGTGAAAAAATATTTGACATTGTAACTCTTATGCGTGGTGCTGTACACGGAAGAAAATATTTACACATTTATCTCAATGTGGAAGAACAGAATCTAAAAAAGCTCTTGCAGCAAGTACCTTCTCTTAAAAAACCAACAATAAGTCCTCTTAGCGAAGAAGGATGGTATGGAATTAATACAGTGATTCTAAAAGAAGATTTTCACAAACTAATTCCAAAACTGCGAAAAATTGCCCAGGGACTGGTTGTTCACGAACCACGGCAAATTCTAGAGCTAGAGGAGATTAAGCGTGATGAAGAAAATTGA
- the hisC gene encoding histidinol-phosphate transaminase, translated as MKQDWISKKINELNSIGGYQKPEIHPDALKLDSNENYVISKQFQQDLINNAKKNCDVREYPLGGVERLINQLSKFLKVPSSMIGVGNGSDQILDLILSNFASKQTKILTSNPTFGFFEERCKLYSIPVIAIPFSNNMTLDIEEFLKLSKNTDILYLDSPNNPTGFQFQKNDLQKLVKSFNGLIIIDEAYGEFGDFSLSGMVKSQENLIVVQTLSKSFGLAGLRLGYFIANKKFTDVFNRVLQYPYPVSTLTIESAIVALEQSAQMKDAVQTIKEERKRIVENLKKYEAFEVFDSKANFVLFDAHGSHKRVYNALAEQGISIRTLGKIGKHDGCLRVTIGTKEMNSKFLLAIRDLLG; from the coding sequence ATGAAACAAGACTGGATTAGCAAAAAGATTAATGAATTAAATTCTATTGGTGGATATCAAAAACCTGAGATACACCCAGATGCACTAAAACTTGATTCTAATGAAAACTATGTTATATCAAAACAATTTCAACAAGATCTAATTAATAACGCCAAAAAAAATTGTGATGTTAGAGAATACCCTTTAGGAGGTGTAGAACGCTTGATTAATCAACTATCAAAATTTCTCAAAGTTCCTTCATCTATGATTGGTGTTGGAAATGGCTCTGATCAAATACTTGATTTGATACTTTCAAATTTTGCATCAAAACAAACCAAGATTCTTACATCAAATCCCACATTTGGATTTTTTGAGGAACGATGCAAACTCTATTCTATTCCAGTAATTGCAATTCCATTTTCCAACAATATGACTCTAGATATTGAGGAATTTCTCAAATTATCCAAAAATACTGATATCTTATATCTTGATTCTCCAAACAATCCAACCGGATTCCAATTTCAAAAAAATGATCTACAAAAATTAGTAAAATCATTTAACGGATTAATAATAATTGATGAAGCTTATGGAGAGTTTGGTGATTTTTCATTATCTGGTATGGTAAAATCACAAGAAAATCTGATTGTTGTACAAACACTATCCAAGTCCTTTGGTTTAGCTGGTTTAAGATTGGGCTACTTTATAGCAAACAAAAAATTCACCGATGTCTTTAATCGTGTCTTGCAGTACCCATATCCAGTAAGTACACTAACCATTGAATCTGCAATTGTAGCATTGGAACAATCCGCACAAATGAAAGATGCAGTACAAACAATCAAAGAAGAGAGAAAAAGAATAGTCGAAAACCTCAAAAAATATGAGGCGTTTGAGGTCTTTGATTCCAAGGCTAATTTCGTACTATTTGACGCTCATGGTTCTCACAAAAGAGTCTACAATGCTCTTGCAGAGCAAGGCATATCGATTAGAACATTAGGAAAAATTGGAAAACATGACGGGTGTCTTAGAGTTACAATTGGAACTAAGGAAATGAACTCTAAATTTTTACTTGCAATTCGTGATCTGTTAGGATGA